Below is a genomic region from Granulicella sp. L56.
AACCCTATCGATGCAAGCACTTCCATTCCTGAACTGAAGATCACGGCCCTCTCTGATATTCCGGCTGGCCATAAGATCGCACTGCACGCTATCCCCGTCGGTCACCCCATCCGCAAGTTCAATCAAATCATAGGCTTCGCTACCAAGCCCATCGCCGTCGGCGAGCACGTTCACACCCACAACCTCATCACCGGAAACTTCGAGCGCGACTACTCCATCGGGACAGAAGCTCATCCAACCGAGTTCGTCGATCGCGCTCAGGCCGCCACCTTCGAGGGGATCATTCGCGCCGACGGTCGTGTGGGTACTAGAAACTATGTCGGTGTTCTGACTACAGTTAATTGCTCAGCCACGGTCGCCCGCCGCATCGCCGCCCACTTCACTCCTGAAGTCCTCAGCGCCTACCCCAATGTAGACGGCGTGGTCGCCATCACCCATGGAACCGGCTGCGGCATGGCCGAGCACGGCGAGCCAGCAGACCTGCTCCGCCGCGTCTTCGCAGGCTACGCCACGCATACTAACTTCGCCGCTGTCCTTCTGCTCGGCCTTGGCTGCGAGACCAACCAAATAGACAGCCTGATTACGCTGACGGGAAGCTCCTCCAACCTGCGCACCAGCACCATTCAGGAAGAGGGCGGCACCGCTGCGGCCATCCGCCACGGCATCGCCACTGTTGGGGAGATGCTGGAGCAGGCCAATCAGGTCAGCCGCACCACTGTCTCTGCTTCGAATCTGATGGTCGGCCTTCAATGCGGCGGCTCCGACGCTTACTCCGGCATCAGCGCCAACCCCGCTCTGGGAGCGGCTGTCGATCTCCTCGTTCAAAATGGAGGCACGGCCATCCTCTCTGAGACACCTGAGATCTATGGGGCGGAACATCTGCTTACGCGGCGCTCCGCCAGCCCCGACGTCGCTGCACGCCTGATCGAGCGCATCCACTGGTGGGAGGAGTACACCGCTCGCCACAAAGGTTCCATCGACAACAACCCCCAGCCCGGCAACAAGACTGGCGGCCTGACGACGATCCTCGAAAAATCTCTGGGAGCGATCTCGAAGGGCGGAACCACCAATCTGATCGAGGTCTACCGCTACGCCGAGCCGGTCCATAAAAAAGGACTTGTCTTCATGGATTCCCCCGGCTTCGATCCCGTCTCAGCCACCGGACAGGTCGCCAGCGGCGCGAATCTTCTCTGCTTCACGACGGGCCGCGGCTCGGTCTTCGGCTGCAAGCCAAGCCCGTCGATCAAGCTGGCCTCGAACACCCCTCTTTACAACCGGATGGCCGACGATATGGACATCAACTGCGGCACCATCATCGACGGTGAAGAGACGGTGCAGCAGGCTGGATTGAGGATCTTTGCAGCAATACTGGCAACGGCCTCGGGCAGGCAGACCCGGAGCGAAGAGCTCGGCTTTGGCGAAGAGGAGTTTCAACCCTGGTTACAGAGTGCAACTTTATAGTCGGGTATCGCACAACATTGAATGAAGTAGATGCGGTGCGCCGCCGAAAGGTCTAGCATAAAAGAAGTACGTTAATTTCGCTTTCGCGAATAGACCTGGAGTGAGGACGCAATGGCCACCAAGGCAGGGGTAGTGACCCCACCGGCTTCCGCAGTAGAACAGCAAGACCGTGAGACTGTTTTCGATATCTTCCGCCGCTGGGGATATCTTCAAGCTTCCCTCGATCCACTCGGTCAGTATCTTCCACCCGAACCCTTCCCAACTCCTGCTCCCGAAGGCGAAGCCGCAGCAGAGGCGCGCAAGTTTTACTGCGGCACCATCGCTGCCGAGTTCATGCACATTCCCAGCCCGGAGCAGCGGCAGTGGCTGCAGGACCAGATAGAGCGGACACCTCCTGCCGCCAACCAGAAGCTCATCCTCACGCAACTGATCCGCGCCGAGATCTTCGAGCAGGTCATTCAATCGCGCTACCTGGGAACGAAGCGCTTCTCGCTCGAAGGACTGACCGCCCTGATTCCCTTCCTCGATCGCGTTCTCGCCCTCAGCGCTGGATATGGAGTTACGAAGAGCGTGATGGGCATGAGCCATCGCGGCCGCCTGAACGTGATGACCAACACCATCGGCCGCAAGGCAACCGAGATCTTCACCAAGTTCGAAGACGTCGATCCGCGCAGCACGATGGGCGGCGGCGACGTGAAGTACCACATCGGCGCGACCGGCGAATACCGCTCTCCGAAGGGCGAGGTCATCTCGCTGCATCTTGCATCGAATCCCAGCCATCTTGAAGCAGTCGATCCTGTCGTTCTGGGACGCGCGCGCGCCAAGCAGGAGCGCATCGGCAAGGGCGGCAAAGACGTCGTGCTGCCGCTGATTATTCATGGCGACGCTGCGTTCGCAGGACAGGGCATTCTTGCCGAGTGTCTGAACATGGCAACGCTGCATGGATACAACGTCGGCGGCACGATCCATGTGATTGTGAACAACCTGCTCGGCTTTACCGCGATTCCCGAGGAGTCGAACTCGTCGCGCTTCTCGTCCGACGTTGCCAAGCGGCTGCCGATTCCCATCTTCCATGTGAACGCCGAAGATCCGGATGCCGTGGTCAGGGTGGCTGCGATTGCCGCCGATTTTCGCCATCGCTTTCACTCGGATGTCGTGGTCGACCTGATCGGCTATCGCCGCCATGGCCACAGCGAGGTTGATGATCCTACGGTCACGCAGCCGCGCCGTTACGCCGTCATCAAGGACCATCCTCCGCTCTATCAGATTTACGCGCAGCGCATCGGCGTCGATCCAGTGAGCGAGGTGCAGCAGATTCAGCAGGAGTTTCTCGACGACCAGAAGGCCGCAACCAAGGCCGAACATGTGCCGCTGCTGCGCACGATGCCCGACTATTGGAACGCCTACAAGGGCGGCGAACTGCCGCCGGAAGACGAGGTTTCGACCGGCCTTTCGAGCGAGCGCGTCAATGAACTGGTGCTTGCGCTGACCAGATATCCGAGCGATTTCCATATTCATCCGAAGGTGAAGAAGCTCTTCGAGCAGCGGGTGGAGATGGGAGCTGGCGCAAAGCCCTTCGACTATGGAACGGCAGAACTGGTGGCGTATGCCTCGCTGCTCGAAGCCGGTACGCTGGTTCGGTTGACCGGGCAGGACTCGCAGCGGGGAACG
It encodes:
- a CDS encoding UxaA family hydrolase, which codes for MPKMLILGNSDDVAVALNPIDASTSIPELKITALSDIPAGHKIALHAIPVGHPIRKFNQIIGFATKPIAVGEHVHTHNLITGNFERDYSIGTEAHPTEFVDRAQAATFEGIIRADGRVGTRNYVGVLTTVNCSATVARRIAAHFTPEVLSAYPNVDGVVAITHGTGCGMAEHGEPADLLRRVFAGYATHTNFAAVLLLGLGCETNQIDSLITLTGSSSNLRTSTIQEEGGTAAAIRHGIATVGEMLEQANQVSRTTVSASNLMVGLQCGGSDAYSGISANPALGAAVDLLVQNGGTAILSETPEIYGAEHLLTRRSASPDVAARLIERIHWWEEYTARHKGSIDNNPQPGNKTGGLTTILEKSLGAISKGGTTNLIEVYRYAEPVHKKGLVFMDSPGFDPVSATGQVASGANLLCFTTGRGSVFGCKPSPSIKLASNTPLYNRMADDMDINCGTIIDGEETVQQAGLRIFAAILATASGRQTRSEELGFGEEEFQPWLQSATL
- a CDS encoding 2-oxoglutarate dehydrogenase E1 component — protein: MATKAGVVTPPASAVEQQDRETVFDIFRRWGYLQASLDPLGQYLPPEPFPTPAPEGEAAAEARKFYCGTIAAEFMHIPSPEQRQWLQDQIERTPPAANQKLILTQLIRAEIFEQVIQSRYLGTKRFSLEGLTALIPFLDRVLALSAGYGVTKSVMGMSHRGRLNVMTNTIGRKATEIFTKFEDVDPRSTMGGGDVKYHIGATGEYRSPKGEVISLHLASNPSHLEAVDPVVLGRARAKQERIGKGGKDVVLPLIIHGDAAFAGQGILAECLNMATLHGYNVGGTIHVIVNNLLGFTAIPEESNSSRFSSDVAKRLPIPIFHVNAEDPDAVVRVAAIAADFRHRFHSDVVVDLIGYRRHGHSEVDDPTVTQPRRYAVIKDHPPLYQIYAQRIGVDPVSEVQQIQQEFLDDQKAATKAEHVPLLRTMPDYWNAYKGGELPPEDEVSTGLSSERVNELVLALTRYPSDFHIHPKVKKLFEQRVEMGAGAKPFDYGTAELVAYASLLEAGTLVRLTGQDSQRGTFNQRHSVMVDTETEVKYSPLSHLSKDQGRFEVYNSLLSEAAVLGFEYGFARDYPEALVLWEAQFGDFANGAQVIIDQFIASSEMKWGLLSGIVMLLPHGYEGQGPEHSSARIERYLQLAANDNMQICQPSTAAQYFHLLRRQVMRPWRKPLIVFTPKSMLRHPDASSSLADFAKDKYQDVLPDNEVVNPRRLLVCSGKVGHNLRMERAKRKDMGVGIIFVEQLYPWPKDELQAALDQHPGAEEIVWVQEEPANMGPLTYVMPLLRRLAGDRAVLSVKRSPSATPATGSAKAHDMEEKTLLDLAFGV